TCATGTAGACTTTGTAAAAATGTCACTAATTGAGTCATGTACGATTTTTCTGGTGATTGAGCATGTCCTTATGGTGGGCAAGGTCTTGATATCTCACGGTGAGGGTTATTGATGGCATAGCAGTATCATAATAGCGTCTGAATGCCCTCAAAGGGTAGCTTCCTCTCTTATGTATACGTGAAAACAGTCAAGAACCAccaaatcctaaggaatcatacTTTCCCATCTACAGCCAAAGATTTGAGGCACACAGCTGATAtggagatctctctctctctctctctctctctctctctctcgcgcgcgcgcgcgcgcgcgcgctgtGCCCGTTCATTAGATTAAGGCTTAGGAATATGAGTGGATATCAAAATGACAAGGGGTTTTGActaatttctcttgattctcttcttctttcatttCCTTTCACAACACCAGCACACTTCCACATCTTCTAATGGACCCAAAGTGATTCCATACTTCCCTCTTAATTCATTTTCCTTTTAAATTCATTTATGGCAGCTGTATCCCATCCTAAGACTTGAATAGCTGGAAATATATTGAGAATGGTGGTTGAGCATTCTATCCAAGACAAAACTGAACTAAAGAGAAGTCATTTTCCTTCCCAAAGCTTCATGATTCATGGTTGTAAATCAAAGAGGGGTCGAGGGCTTCGGAACAGTTGGAAAGAAATCTAGCTCTTTCTTTTCATGACAATACTCTTTTTCGAGGCCACTAAGACCCAATGTGACCCCTCaatcttttatttccttttctggTCAAAGCAAACTCAATGCCCTTTCTGTGTGGCAACTTCACTAGGATGGTTAACAGTTTAACATATAAACAGTATGGCAAGTCTATGGGGTCGATACACAAGATCTTTTATGGGACCAACATATTTGAAGCTTGAGCTTTAATGCATGATTGTGATCATGTAGTACTGGGTCAAGTTTAATTGTATGAGATTCATACTAACCCATCAGGAAGCATGGGTCTGAACTCTGCTATGAATGTTGGATGCATGTCTTCTCGACCCACATAAGCCCTTGGAGGACAATGTCAATGAATTACTATTCCAAATTGGCATTTCCAATCTGTCAATGACTAAATTCATGGGTGCAAAAGCACCCCAAACAATATGATCCATTGGATACTGAAAAAATTGAGTCTGAAGCAATGTCACAACCTAATCTTTCAGTAGATCACGATTTACATGACTAATCAAATTTGTCCAAAATTGCATTACCATGAATCTAACTTATCACTTGTTAAGCTCAACAAAGTTTCATCCTGGAATTTATAAGGTGAAGTAAATAATTCAGTATAAAAAGCATCTTGAGCCGTTAAGAATTGATGATGGCATCCTCACCTTCAGAACATATGCCATGAAGCAGTTCTAGTACAAACCCCTAGATAGCTCTAGAAGAAAATGTTCATCTTCATGTTCTACTTTGATCAACAACACATCAAACATCAAATGCTACTCAACTAAGCTGTACCATATCATTATagtcaaaagataaaaaaggtaGAAAACCTGCATCTATGTAGTGGAGAGGCTGCGTGCAAGACTGAGTATGGTGAAACTGAATGAAAAATTGAAGGAAATTTTTTACTTCAATTTCCTTTTACTCTCTTTATCTTTCTTTTAGccctcctaatccccttctgtCACTACAAAAAATATGATAGAAAATCATATCTAGTCATCCATGACACTGGATCACCATCTGAGTTAGGAGGttaaacattaagtaggatggagaccacaaaaaaaaaaaaaagcataatgCAGGATTGGAGGTTAAGAAATAAATTGCGTGAAGTGTATACACTTTTATGAGGACAACTAAGTATAAACATAGAGGACCCACCCATCGACTAACAACCATTCTCTTCTTCAtatgttttcatttttatttcccCTACTTGTTTCTTTCAATAGAAAACAAATCTCGCACATATGcaaatgattttattttaaatgtaAACATGCACAGGGAGTATATTATTAaagattttttgcatgaatatcctccaaaatatacaaaattgtatgaataaccttgtaaaattattatttgcatgtataccctcatcaaatacttattttgcatgcatacccttctttttctttttttttatatatttacccATACCATCGAATGCCATTAAAAAATAAacgatttaaatttgaaatgactGAAATATGCTTAGAAGTAGGCgtgcaaaaagaaaactttataaggatacacatgcaaatagcaactttgcaAGAATATTCATGTAATTatgcatatttaggagggtatacacttaaaaaatccaataaaaaatgataaaaattcaGTAAAGATAATTCAGttgttcttaataaaaaaaagtggcAAAAGAAGATTAAAATTATCATGTCACATGATCTCATATTAATATCAACTCTTATAGAATGAATCATCTTGCTTTTATGAAATTCTCACCTCAAAAACAAACAACTCAACATTTACAtatcacaaaaaaatattttactaatctaagcTTTTACAAATAATTAAGAATATATAGATGTCATAGATTCAAAAATGACAaagatatcaaaatcaaatgaagaaTAGCATTACCAAAATGATCATCTAATATTCTAACTTGACCGAGTCATGATCTTTAAAAACAAATTGACAATGTGGCTCAATCTTTTTTTGACTTGGCGATCCAACTGAATCATACAAGACTTCGCAAGTTCTAGCCgagttttgatctttttttataaattttttgaatgtatactcttctaaatatgagaaattatatgaatatcttcataaatttgctatttgcatgtatagcCTTTTAACATTTTTTGCatatatttcagtcattttagttttaagtcgtttattttttaacgacgttagatggtacaagtacatatgcaaaaaaaaaaagaaggatatacatgcaaatagcaattttacaagagtatacatgcaatttcatatatttaggtGGGTATATATGCAGAAAACCTTATTATTAAACATATGAAATTTCTGggttgttaccttcatcatcacTTTCATCAAGGTCATCATCCATTCCATCACCCCCCATGCTACCAAAATTCTGTGCAAGAGATAAATGCAAGGTAAGAAATGTATGCCTATTTGCTAATAAAAGAAGTAAATTTTATTTGGAAATATTCGTTACCGAGAAATCCATCCCTCCCACGTCAATGTCGCCAGCACCTAACAAACAAGTAAAAGTTAGTAACCAGGAATTCCATAATCATAAGATCACATTTTTATAGGTACTGAGATTAATATAAATTTTCAATTACTACATACACAAGTTACAGTGAGATTAATATACTACGGTCCTCGATTTTTGCTTTACATATTCGCATAGTCAACTTATCCTAATTTGGAGAACTAGAAAGGTGCTTAGTATCTCCAGAACATAATCAATGATAAAAAGTGGGTGCAACGTGAGGCATTCAGTCTTAGCAAGGCAACCTGAAAGCCTCAGCATGTAAAGCATAACACCATACGTTTTCATTATGCAAGATAATTATTTTGAGTAAAAAAGAGATGTGTAAAAACAAAGGATATGACTGTTGCGCTTGGACTTGGTTACCTTCCATGAAGTTTGTAAGAATGTAAGGCAGTATTCTCCAAATATGCACAAGTTTTGATTTACATCAAACGATGATTCACTTTAGTTCAATACCATAATTAAGTTTGACATCAAAACTGCAAGGATTATTTTCTACAGTACATAACTTTGGCATTTGTATTTACACACTTCAAAAGTATATAATAAGTCATGGTAACCATCCTTCTGTTGTACTTTTAGTTGAAAATGATCATACCCTCATGGTATACATCCCACATCAGGAACATCATGAAACCGCATGCCTCACATGTCTCTCATTTTATGCTTATGCATAATTTAGTATAGCATCAGAAATGACTCAAGACATTTGGAGAGCATCTAAATAGTCTTGTATAAGCCCTTTAAAACAATAAATATAACACATAGTTGCTTTTCTTTTCAGCCAAATGTTTAACTAATAGTTAATATCAGCTTACGTTTAGTTTTCATGACATATTTCGCTGAAGTTACTTCTAAATATGCTTGGTTATAGTTAATTCACCAAAAAGGTATTTAGAGATATCTACATCAAACTATCTTCCTTTGATTTGTTAAAGCGCCATTATTACATTTCAAGATACTTGCTGGAACCACTATTCCTTTAGCATCAAATCATTAACTAGAACTAATAAGATGGAACATAAAGGAGAAGCATATATACCATCATCATCTTCGTCCACCCACATATCCCAATCTACTTTCAGATAGTGAGGTGTTTTTGCATCACCACGTAATAGCTTCTTCCACCACCCCTTCTCCACTTTTTCTACCACACAGAAGATAGACCGGACTCCTGTGTTAATTCTGCTTCCCTGATAATTACCAATATGGAGGtaaggaaaaaaattgaaatggtGGAGAACAAGTTCTAAAACAAGATGTTTTTGCTCCACAATGCTTAACAACAAAACTTACCTCTACATTTACTTTATCATAGAGGTCCATTTTCAACTCATATAAGTTGTTTTCAGCTCCAGCAGTTGCCGAAAAAGTGAAAATGCCATCAGGTTCCAGATTAACCTTCACATCTTTTGCATCAGGCAACTGTACAGTGATGTAAACCTTGTCGACCCTTTGTGCCCACTTCACTTCAGGATGACGACTAAGGAAAAACGAGTATACAACATGTCAGATAAAGACTAGGGGTCTGTTTCGATGCTTGCTGGTTCTTCAAAAACAAATAATCATGAAACATGATTTTTTGTAAAATAGATTTTATGAAAAAGGGGATAACATGTTTTTTCATAAAACTCACTTTCCAGGTTTTATGACTTGTCAATTTTAGCAAAACAGGTTTTACAAAAACAATCTAGCTACCATTTTCTTAAAACTCATTCATTTAGGGTTTTTGGTAAACTTGTTTTACTAAAGCTTAAACAGCGAAACCAAAATGTGCTGTTTATTGAGTTTTATAACATTTTCATAGAGTGCAGTTGATCGAGTTGGGTCGGGTTTGTGTCAGGTTGAGACGTAAGTAATCTAAAAAAACTGTCAACCTGAACCAGTCCAGATAAACAGGTCAACAACTCCAACCCGAAaccaacctgtttattaaataggtaacccAACCTGACCTATGTAACTCATTTAATAAACAGGCCAGGCCGGAGATGACACAATTAACCTGTTTACCTTGACATGCTTAAACTCATGCTGACACAATTAGCCTGATTCTGTTAACCAATGCTAATACATTAACTTCACATCCAATTAACATAAATCTTTATACaataatttatacacataattcTAACAAATAATTATATCCATACCGAGTTAACGAGTTTATAATGAATCTGTTTCAAGTTCAGATCATAATGGCATCAACTAAATGCAGGACAAGTGTGCCAAGTCTCCAAAACCAAAgccaacctgtttaataaacaggttagtcATGTCAACAGGTTTATGTTACAAACCCAATTATTCCCAATACAGACCTACTAACTTCACCAGTTTTTGTCAGATTGGCAAGTCAATTACAGCTGTCCACCTGAATTCCACTTTTCTTGGGCAGCAGTATGCTTGTCTCGTGAAGTACAATAACAGTTCTGATTTGAACAAAGAAATATGATGGCAACAATTGGGATACTCCTTATAACTTATTTTCTAAATGTAGCTCCTATGGGATTTTCGTCCCAGTCAATCTGCACAAGTTAAGATTTTAATAAGGTTCTAGTTATCCATATCAACTGACCAATTCAAACACCTAGCCCTGTAAAATAAAATGTCAAACAAGCCAGTTTACCAACGTATTCAGAATTTCTCAGATAATTTTTTATTCACTTTACACCAAAAGGGTGCTTCTGAGTAAATACCTACACAATATACAAGCACAATTTTATTGCAATCTAGCATTTTTAAACAGACATTCATGATTATTTGCAAATTTGACTATTTATTCCACAACTTCCCTGATTTCTTTCATGTAATGGTATATCTTCTATATTTTATCTGCTTCTATATTCATCCTTTCACTTTTAACCTATGGCACATTCgcaaattttaattaaagtagAAACTTGTATCCTCTGCAAATAATTACAAATATTGAATTGTCACTATACCTAAATTCTGTTGATCCTTAGGTGCTATGGGCGGTATGCTAATTTGGATGCCAAGGGTCCAATTAAACACATAAACAGAATGCAACAAAAGAAATGCTAAACATGACCTGAATTACACAACCATACAAAAAGGAAATGAACAAGATAGATGGGACACAACTATATGGATTCTAACAGTCCCATTAGTATGTGATGTATCCTAGAATGGGTTTAAGGTTTGATATTTCTTTATTCGAGGGCTTTTTTACTATAATTGTCAGGTTTTGAGTCTCATGAAGGTCCTATTTAGCCTGAAGGATTATTTTGGtcgttatttctttcttttacgTGAGGGTGCATGGGAGGGGCTATTGTAAAACTTTCAATTGTTTTCAGTCAAACAATTGTGATTATAATTCAACAATAATTCTTTTGGTATAGCAACTTTAGTCCATATCACTAATTGGCATCTACAACTTAGATAACTCGGCCCATATTTCACCAGATGCTTACACTAGGTCCACCTTCCCTAATTTCTTTTCTAAGTCTGTGGAAGTAAAATCCTAACTCTCCCAAGTCCAGGCTAAAGGATCAACAGACAAAGGGTGACATGGAAAAGAGAATGGACCTATTAGCATCATGTCTACATCATTACCACATGAAAAATCTAACCGTCTATCTTACTTACGATTGACTGTTCATGTTCCAAACTGAGCATGATATGCCTTTGCAAATGTACAATGCTAGCTTCTTCCACATCTTTatggctttctttctttttgttatttatgAAATTTGATGTCGTGTAGAAGAATAAGAGATTCCCTTATATGAACTGCACAGGTCAATTGAAATGGGTCGGCTCAAGTTGGTCCTCATAGTTGACGAATCCAAGTCACCAGAATGAACACTTGTCAATTGTCCCAATGCAGCTCTTTCATTCAGAGATATGGAGCGCACTAGGTAAATGTCCTCATGCAGCTCTTTCATCCAGAGATATGGAGGGCACAAGGTAGAGATATTCACAACAATGATAGCACCAAGGAATATATTAGCGTCCCCTTTTCTTACAGGAAAACTAGCAGAACATCTTTGTTGGTTACCATAGATTTCTTCATCAAAAGCAAATTTGAGCCCAAAGAAGAGACTTGGAGCAAAACGAGAATCTTGATATTATAGCTTAACACTTATTCCTTCTTACTGCAATTTACTGAAACAGGATTTTAAACCAAGCTCCTGATAAAAAAATCACTAAATATTTCCTACAAAAAGATCTTTACTTAGAACCTTTTATTAAAATGGACACTGgaaatcaaaaatttgtttCACAACGAAAAATTCAACCAAATGATTAAGCAATCCTGTACAAAAATTTGATATAGTCCAACAAATAACAACACTAACAAGCACATATAAAAATATCCAATCATATTGATCTTAGGTTCAACAGACCATGTTATAATGTTATAAACAAGTTGTAGCTTTGTAACTTGATTGAAGTCAGATAGTACATAAAAATCTGGTGAGCACTAGTGTATGAGATTCTAGAATTTTATGGAAGAAATTTTAGgatgaaaaaaaatcttaaattcagaaaaattaaagagaaaatattgaagatcatatgagagaaggaggaagaaataaGAAGAGAAGATAGAAGAGCCAAAG
This portion of the Phoenix dactylifera cultivar Barhee BC4 chromosome 11, palm_55x_up_171113_PBpolish2nd_filt_p, whole genome shotgun sequence genome encodes:
- the LOC103709364 gene encoding uncharacterized protein OsI_027940-like, giving the protein MSRHPEVKWAQRVDKVYITVQLPDAKDVKVNLEPDGIFTFSATAGAENNLYELKMDLYDKVNVEGSRINTGVRSIFCVVEKVEKGWWKKLLRGDAKTPHYLKVDWDMWVDEDDDGAGDIDVGGMDFSNFGSMGGDGMDDDLDESDDEEQEAEKVDHAEKAGDVQKTEEASSEAKMETAPST